From the Macaca nemestrina isolate mMacNem1 chromosome 7, mMacNem.hap1, whole genome shotgun sequence genome, the window gtgtgtgtgtgtgtgtgtgtgtgtgtatatatatatatatataaataaaataaggaaggTTAGAGATGGTGACCATTTAGGTTTCTGTCTTGGCCTACACTGACGATGTCTCTTTGTCTTATCTGACTAGAACAAGAAGTTTGCCCATGTGAGATCCATTGTTTGGTGCTTTTTTTTTCAGGAACTCATTTTGTACAGAGGAATACCCATCTAATGCATATATGTCCTCCATCTCTGTGATGAATACTATTTGAGAACCAACAGAACAAAAGGTACATAAATGAgaacagaggaaagaagaaaagtggaTTAAAAATGTTAAGTAGCATGGAATTTCATCTGTTAGTTAACAGAGAATAGAGGGAAATAGtagaaaacagaagcagaggaAGAGTGGGAGAAGCTGAAACTCTCAGCTGCTCCCTGTGTCTTGGAATCCTCAACCTGGAGAAGCATGAGATAACTAACTATAAATGAACACCTGGAATCCACAAAAGGTAGGACTAGGGGAGGGAGCTTCTGACTTAAGTTCTTAAGACCAGGTTTCTGTAGGCAGAGTGAGGTATAAATGTGGAAGCCAAGTGGTGCCTAAGTgggtaaaaaagaaaaggaaatgcctAAACTAATTTGAAGAACACCAAAATACTTTTTGCCTATTTTGGTTTTCTTAGATTCactatgtgtgtatttatacaaGAGTGAATAAATATTTGGAATGCACAAATATGTGCCCGTGCATTTGCTGCTAGTTACGAATGTTACCAGTCACATAAAACAAATGTTCTGATGTTTCCTAATAGTCGTGCTGTAAAATGCTAATATGTCACCTACGTTTCCCATAAATTTTCTTATGGATTTTTAAggctgatttttctttattcttttcctcccttctctctagTTCCTCTTTTTAGGGATGCCATTAGTAATTTCTGTCAAATTTCAATTAGGAATTTATCTCCTTCAGTCCTCCTTCCCCACATTCGCTAGCACTGCTTCAAAAAATAAGTTATATTGAGATATAATCAGCGCattataaaattcaccatttaaagtatacaaattCAATGGTTTTAAATATGTTTACAGAGTTTGTGCAAGCATCaacatgttgtagcatgtatcagtacttccttTTTATTGTCACACTGCATGATATTGTATCCACAgcacttttgaaaataaatattgtatgtaATCAAAAGTCATGTGTAACATTTGTATATATCACATTATAGCATTTTGTTATAATGAGAAATACTTCATCTTTGAAATCATTCATTCCAATAGTGAAACATGCATGGTATCATTGTATGtgagtatttatttataaattgttttataataatttcaacataataattaaaatacaatcacaaatacattttttaaaacatagcttATAATAATATACAGAGAAGTTCCATTATTTTTATGCACCCCAGTGGATTATCTTGTGCACCTCCTTGTGTGAACACATCTAATTTCGGAGATTAGTATACAGACTAAACTTTAATTCTGGATTTCTCCCAACATGAATAGAATACTTATTTAGACAAAGTTATGGCCAGAAAAGGGGGAATATTTAGACATGCAGCATCATATTTACTTAAGTgcctaaataaaatattgtcaATTGATGAGACACTAAATAATTCCCTAAGAAGTATGAACTGAGGAATAAATACCTGCTTTATTCTATCACTTGataatgagagaaaagaaagctcATTGGAAGTTTAAAACTTGTCTGCAATTGCATTTTTTATCTCTCAAATGAGTACATCAGATTATATGTTCTGTATGGCCAATTCCAGctctactatattttatttttattagctgAGATAGTCAACATCTTTTACATATTCtgataaattttgtattatgCAAAAATGTTTGTGAAAAGAATATCATTTGGCTCTCACTCTGAGATCTGAAGAATAAGTAGGTTATGGATCTATAGAGAGCAGATAAAACTGAATTAGTATTAACTAGAACTTAACAACAGGTTGTAGAGCAGATTCAGAGTGGTACTCAGCTAAGGCTGTAATGAGGGAATTCCTCCAAGTTAAGAGAAATATACAGATCTTGTCTGCTATCCTGGTGACCAGTTTGAAGTAAGAATGCACAAGAGCACCAAAGCAGAACAATGCGATGGGAATAAGCAAGGAACAAATTTAGAAACCAGTCATATAGGTAACAACCAGGAACCAAGAATTCCATAGGAACTGAGAGACAGAAGCAACTGTGAAAGCACTTTATTCTGTGACAGGAAGAAAAGGAACTAAAATCTAGCAAGTAATCTAACATTTAGAGACAGTGGACCACTACTAACAgcaacataaacaaacaaaatagacaaacttGATTATGCTTAAGTTTTGCTTTAATAAGACAACTTCTAATATCCTTCAAGCAAAGTAGCCTGGAATCCTACAGGAGTGAAGTTATCTAGAAGCATGAGGTTAAATGGGCATGAAAATGTGgctacagaaaaatatatttcattttagtgAGGAAAAAAGAGGATGAAGGATAGAAGGGTTAACTCAGGATACAAGACAGTTATGAGGCGTAAGTTGTCTTCAACTATGGAACGTTGGTTGGAACAAATAATGTTCTTATCTGGAGAGGAGATACAAAACAGATGAAAAGGTGGTTATGACACATAACAATTTGTCCTATTTTATTCTGCAGAGTGAGAAATGATGGAAAAAGAGAACCTCACAGTGGTGACAGAATTCATTCTTCTTGGTCTGACCCAGTCTCAAGATGCTCAACTTCTGATCTTTGTGCTAGTCTTAGTTTTCTACCTCATCATCCTCCCTGGAAATTTCCTCATCATTTTCACCATTGTGTCAGATCCTGGGCTCACAGCCCCCCTCTATTTCTTTCTGGGCAACTTGGCCTTCCTAGATGCATCCTACTCCTTCATTGTGGTTCCCAGGATGCTGGTGGACTTCCTCTCTGAAAAGAAGGTAATCTCATAAAGAAGCTGCATCACTCAGCtctttttcttgcattttcttgGAGCGGGGGAGATGTTCCTTCTCGTCGTGATGGCCTTTGACCGCTACATCGCCATCTGCCGGCCTTTACGCTATTCAACCGTCATGAACCCTAGAACCCGCTATGCATTATTGTTGGCTCTATGGCTTGGGGGCTTTACCCATTCCATTGTACAAGTAGCCCTTATCCTGCACTTGCCTTTCTGTGGCCCAAACCAGCTCGATAACTTCTTCTGTGATGTTCCACAAGTCATCAAGCTGGCCTGCCCCGATACCTTTATAGTGGAGCTTCTGATGGTCTCCAACAGTGGCCTGCTCAGCCTCTTGTGCTTCCTGGGCCTTCTGGCCTCCTATGCAGTCATCCTCTGTCGTATAAGGAAGTACTCCTCTGAAGGAAAGAACAAGGCTATCTCCACATGCACCACTCATATTATCATTGTATTTCTCATGTTTGGACCTGCTATTTTCATCTACACTCGTCCCTTCCAGGCTTTCCCAGCTGACAAGATAGTTTCTCTTTTCCATACTGTCATCTTTCCTTTAATGAACCCTGTTATTTATACGCTTCGCAACCAGGAAGTGAAAGCTTCCATGAGGAAGTTGTTAAGTCAACATATGGTTTTCTGAAtagaagaatgagaaaaacaagaaaggagaAAGTCCAGCTGAATTTAGCTAAATCATTTTCTTATTCATGCATTGAATCTGTCagtcat encodes:
- the LOC105499222 gene encoding LOW QUALITY PROTEIN: olfactory receptor 4N5 (The sequence of the model RefSeq protein was modified relative to this genomic sequence to represent the inferred CDS: substituted 1 base at 1 genomic stop codon), with translation MMEKENLTVVTEFILLGLTQSQDAQLLIFVLVLVFYLIILPGNFLIIFTIVSDPGLTAPLYFFLGNLAFLDASYSFIVVPRMLVDFLSEKKVISXRSCITQLFFLHFLGAGEMFLLVVMAFDRYIAICRPLRYSTVMNPRTRYALLLALWLGGFTHSIVQVALILHLPFCGPNQLDNFFCDVPQVIKLACPDTFIVELLMVSNSGLLSLLCFLGLLASYAVILCRIRKYSSEGKNKAISTCTTHIIIVFLMFGPAIFIYTRPFQAFPADKIVSLFHTVIFPLMNPVIYTLRNQEVKASMRKLLSQHMVF